ACTCCGACGACTTCTCGAGTCGCACCTACGAGCAACTCGCCGAGCGGGTCGCCGCGGCACCCGACCCTGGAGTCACGCTGGTCGACGGCACCTTCTATCGCCGGGCGTGGCAAACGCGGTTTCGGACCCTCGGTGACGTGCAGTTCGTCCTCGTCACCGCGAGCCTCGAGAGCTGTCTCGAGCGAAATCGACGCCGTGCGGATTCGATCGATGAGCAGGGCGTCCACGTGGTCTACCGGGAGTTCGACGAGCCCGAGGCCGACCTCGAGATCGACACGGATCGGTGTGGGCCCGACGATGCGGCCGACCGGATCGCGGCCGCGATCGAGGGCTGGCTCGAGTGAGTGTCTGGTTCCGACCGGCCGTGATACAGCGGTCCGGTCGGTGTGCGTACCGCGACCGTCT
This portion of the Natrinema salinisoli genome encodes:
- a CDS encoding AAA family ATPase; its protein translation is MIVAICGPPGAGKTTVATRVRARLEEDGILVRVIHSDDFSSRTYEQLAERVAAAPDPGVTLVDGTFYRRAWQTRFRTLGDVQFVLVTASLESCLERNRRRADSIDEQGVHVVYREFDEPEADLEIDTDRCGPDDAADRIAAAIEGWLE